One segment of Mesoplodon densirostris isolate mMesDen1 chromosome 6, mMesDen1 primary haplotype, whole genome shotgun sequence DNA contains the following:
- the LOC132492343 gene encoding putative spermatogenesis-associated protein 31C2, with amino-acid sequence MNTSCRVSFLDPDTREVLEAHIKRFWVKHRWTLPLKVLKPINLFKSKKCQPSTVLQFATSPSATCVSGSHSTVKFAEFLEKPPRAHSGEKVIREESVPTLKRPLLVPSTVCKEIQSTLGAVPSIDYHGPSKASLTGQEGRPPSQSLTLSLVGRTWKSESVEWVKRDSLEPGPISAMVRNEPREESGGQASRDPCHRVTVMEVNLGSQSLRGEEAREAVEAKESPALQPQSSVILETKVLTKSQITNVHMRSLEAPGASRSFLLPRLSVFQHPGCMVDTAPGGVFLIVEISVPADAPDPDDNRNGPHPPSLSGPSTRGNAVTWGGGGRVSTGLLTPLVSPWSQALPLGPNSQGSLQNGQSSESGARTCGRGRYPEERVDRAGT; translated from the exons ATGAACACCTCCTGTAGGGTTTCCTTCCTTGATCCAGACACTCGAGAGGTGCTGGAAGCACATATTAAAAGGTTTTGGGTAAAGCACAGGTGGACCCTACCCCTCAAGGTCCTCAAGCCCATAAATCTCTTTAAGTCGAAAAAGTGCCAACCCTCCACCGTTCTGCAGTTTGCCACTTCCCCTTCAGCCACCTGTGTGTCTGGGTCCCACTCAACAGTCAAGTTTGCTGAGTTCCTGGAGAAACCTCCTCGGGctcattcaggagagaaggtgaTAAGAGAAGAGTCAGTTCCTACCCTGAAgaggcctctccttgtcccctcaACTGTGTGTAAGGAAATCCAGAGTACCCTGGGAGCGGTTCCATCTATTGACTACCATGGGCCCTCAAAGGCTTCTCTGACTGGACAGGAGGGCAGGCCACCTTCTCAGTCCCTCACACTCAGCCTTGtgggcagaacctggaagagtgagAGTGTGGAATGGGTCAAGAGGGACAGCCTAGAGCCAGGTCCAATTTCAGCAATGGTCAGGAatgagccaagagaggagagtggtggtcaggcctcacgagacccctgccatagggtaacagtgatggaggtgaacttaggatcccaatctttgagaggtgaagaggccagggaggctgtggaggccaaggAGTCTCCTGCTCTTCAACCACAGTCTAGTGTTATCCTGGAAACCAAAGTGTTGACAAAATCCCAAATCACAAATGTACATATGAGGAGTTTAGAGGCGCCAGGGGCCAGTAGAAGTTTTCTACTACCTAGACTGTCTGTTTTCCAACATCCAG GGTGCATGGTGGACACAGCTCCAGGTGGTGTGTTTCTCATTGTGGAGATTTCTGTTCCAGCTGATGCCCCTGATCCAGATGACAACAGAAATggaccccatcccccatccctgtCAGGCCCCTCAACACGTGGAAATGCTGtgacctggggtggagggggcagagtGAGCACAGGACTGCTCACACCCCTGGTTTCTCCCTGGAGCCAGGCCCTACCTCTGGGCCCCAATTCCCAAGGCAGCCTCCAGAATGGGCAGAGCAGTGAGAGTGGAGCCAGGACTTGTGGGAGGGGTCGGTACCCAGAGGAAAGAGTTGACAGGGCTGGGACCTGA